The Silene latifolia isolate original U9 population chromosome X, ASM4854445v1, whole genome shotgun sequence genome contains the following window.
TATGATAATCGTTTGCAAATCATTAGACCCCAATGGGGGCTCCTCATTACCGCAAGCGTATTCTGCTCATCATGACTATGAAACACACGGCTTAGGAGTAACGATTTACAACCTTGAGTTTTTCGGCAAATTTATGATCTTGTTTTCGGTAGTTGCCTGATTGTATTTCTGCAACATTATTACAGCACAACATAGCAAATGACGATGTTTTTTCCAGTGCATTCTATAAGTTACGAGATACATCTTGCAGGGCAAGTGACCAAAGAGCTTTTCATCAGGGGGACTGTTCATAGTTTATACATACATTCAGCCATGCTCAATCCACAAGGGGCGGTAAACTAATCTACAGAACCTTACACCAAATTTATTATTACATAACATTCagctaaaccctaaacccttcgaGAGGCTTTGTGCATCTTAAACCTCTAAACATTGCATACAGACTTGATATACAAAATTTGACAAACATTATAACCTAGACCATTGACAAAAGCATACTCACCGGAACTCCAAAGCAGTCTAGTTAGTAGTAGTACCACAGGTGGAAGCCTCGATCGGGTGGGATCAGGAGGATTGCAGAATGCGGACCTTTTGATGATGGCCACCTAAAATAGAGGGATTATTTTATGTTTATTATAACCATAGTGAGCAATTTTCACGTTCCCATGGGCCACAGGGCCTGCAACACGGTTAAGCTGCAGACAATTAAAAAGTCTGCATCAGCCAATGCAAGTACTTGTAATACAAAGGATAACCAAAACGCCTGTATAGTCCAATGAAAAGGGAAGAGAATAGCAAATACAAAACGTAGTTCATCAGTCGCTATACTGATGACGTGCCTGGCCAATATTAAGCCTTATCTTGGAGATTTGACAAATGTATGGCAACTGCCACAGACCCATGGTATTAGATACTGGCTCTTAGGTAATGTATAGACCAATAATTGAGGATTTTTAACAAGTAATATTCAGCCAACACAGTACGCAACTACACATAGAACTTGTACTTGATATTTTGCATTGAATTGAGAGTCCATGGTATCAAATTGCGGTATCAGAATCGATTGCAGCAATTGTTTCGGTATAGTATAACGCCAATTATCAAGTGTGTCGGTCAAATATCAACTACAGAGTATTCTTTAGAGATCCTCCTTACTAATTAagaaaatactccctccaatccactattttcttccctatttccgtaAACGGATTATTCCGGctttcttccctatttctttttttgggttgatttgtgtggttcaaattcataacatgtggggtagtgtgttttatgtggtccaaattcaatttcttatttcttgtgcaaaaaggaaaggggaagaaaatggtgaattgGACGGAGTAGCAGATAAGCTTGAGGTATAACGTATGGCTGGtatgaacaataataaagcaagGTGTATTAACGATATTTTTTTCTTGCCATCTTGTCATAGCGACATCATCAACCATTGAATATTACTGGAGTCACGACTGATATCTCATTTTAACACCATGAAGGCATGCACACAACAGCCTTGTCCCTTTAAAATAGACAAATTGTTCCCGTAGATCATCCCTTTCTTTGAGCTCCTAATATGTTAAGGCCACTTCCTTCATTAACACTCCTTATTCAGCTAAAAAGAATGCATGAAAAGTTGTGCAGGAAGCCTAACACAAAGCGGTAGGGGAGCAAATAATTCAGACTGCACAAGCATAAAAGTTGCTACCCCCATCCCATTTATATTATCCCCATTTGACTATGGATCAAAATTAAGATTTAGTGATGGAAAATCATTGTTATCCCCTTAAAAAATTGCATGTAGGATGTAGAGATACCATATTACCCTAACCTTTGTCGTTCAGATCAACAGAAAGACCGAAATTCTTCAGAGGATTTTGCTTCGTCTCAATTACTGTATGTGGAACCCCAAGTTGGCTTGTAGTACTAGTATTGCTCTCAGAACTCTGTCTGATAATAACTGGTGACTTCAGATGATGGTTCAAGTACATGTCCGGGCAAGAAGAAGTTCCAATTTTCCTCTTCATCTTGAATTTCCCCCTAAAATTTCAGAATCATAGAAAAAAGTATCACAAACAGATACAATATGCGTAAGAAATAAAAGTATTCAGGCCAAACAAGATACCTATCTTTTCTCTTGTCTAAGTATCTCCGCAATGAGACCTGTCTGTTTGTCTGGCCTTCAACATCTGACATGCAGTAGAAAAAGTTGGCATAACCTCAATGTATTAAGCGAAGGAAAATATGATTCTAAACATCAGATTGTATGTAAAGCCACAGTTATTCAGCGGGATACTAGGACACTGTAGATATATTAAAATTCTAGGAGTAGACTAGAACATAAATATTTGAACAAATGCATGGCGGCTTTAATGATGATGTTGCTGTTATTGTCCAGAGAATTAATTTAGTTTTTCTCCAAATGAGAAAAAGGGATCTGACTTAGTGCATTTCTAATACAACCAGTTGATTCCCCATTTGGGAGAAGAGAGAGTACGAAAAAGATACTCCCTTCGTCCCAACCATTTGCTCActgcctttgattaaaatactcttcACGGAGAATAAAaagggtaaacaaatgaatgggatggagggagtaaatGCTTTACTTCACCAGTAACAAATTCAATCCCAGCACTTCTTGATCAAATTCATCTCCTAAGTTATTGGTTTCGAATGCACAAAATTGAACAGATATATCAGGGTCGATACTACCTGCTAGCATGGACTGGAAACTTGGTGCATCTGGAGTAGCCAAATTAAGTTTAACATTTGAATTAGGTTGTTGACATGCGTTCGCATTTGGAAGATTCTCATCACTTGGCTCATCCTGACAAAACTGAATAGGGCTAGCTGCCAGATGCATTATCGAACATGCCTGCTGTAACAGCTAAGAATATTAGATGAAAAAACAAGCATGAATAACAACAATGTGTCACTGATATCCACATCCTGTCATTGTTTTCCAAATAGAGGGAGTACCTTATCAACAGGGATTCCGTCACTAACATTGACCTTGCCACTATAGAAAATTGTTATTTGATCAACTTGTAAATCGGGTGGATTTTTGCATCTGCAGAGAAAATAATGTCAAAAAGAAGTAAATGATCAGTTCCTTTCGAAAGAAAAGGTAAGAAGTCAGTACACAGAGCAAGTCCAAAACAAGGTGGTGGATGGGAGGGAGATGAAATGTTAACGCTTTCCTTACAACGGAAATtgtccccctccatttccctcccctACACGCCACTCTTTTCCCTTCAACTCTCCATCCCAAACAAGGCGTAAATCTCTAACGGCCCCCCACcccaatgaaagtaataagtgcAATATCTGTTACACTGCAACCAGACAAGCAATAACATGCACAACTAATAGATGACAAAAACCTGTCGGTATCGTGTTGGATGTCATCAGCACGACACTCCCCTTTTCTCAAAAAGTCCAAACCTTCTGGCCCTTCGTGCTGATTCGGACATCTGTCCTCCCCATCCTCTGTCACTGACTCTTCTATTTCAGCTGGACTTCGATCCTTTACCGAGCAAGATGTATTAGAATTCACCTACAAATCGCATACAAAATTCAAAATATACCATTCCAGCGGATATGTTTATGCTTCATTATAGCATAAATTCAGGAGTGATAAACCTACCATAATCAAAGCCCTCAGATACTCGAATGAATATTAAAAATATGGTTCATTACAATCTTGCCGATAGAAACTATTGACTAAACATTAAAATAGCGCAGAACGCAATCAACTTAAGCATCAGCTACACCCAAATTCTTATCAAGCTAGATAAATACTTCCTTTGATCTTCCCATGTCAAACTTTCGAGCTACCAAAAATGACTTTAAATGTTCATATTGGAGTAACTTTAAACTAGGCCAACATAACAGCTTCTCTAGATTCTTTCAGTTAATTAAATTGTTTCACAAACTTACTAAGCTTCTTCACAAACTTCTTGAGTTACTTGTAACTTGTTAGACTACTTCCCAAACTTATCAAGCTTCTTTACAAAGTTACTAAGCCGGGAGTAAAGCTCCTCGTGAAGGTATTGAGCTACTTTACATAGCTACAGACCTAATAATTGAGCTCGTTTGTAAACGAATTGAGCTCATTACAAACCTAATCGAGTTAGCTCTTTCTATACAGGAGTCGAGCTCCTTCACAAAGTTACCAAGTTACTAAGCTCAGTAAGCTCGAAAAGCAGTTCAACTCTGTAGCTTAGCAAGAGCACTAATAATTCAACCCTTGAAAACTCGAGACTACTCTAATTCTCAttactcaatcaattaacaggCAAAATACAAAAACCTAAGCATATACATAACCAGCAttgtaaataaaacaattaaacggtgACGAACACACTGCAATACACATTAATCACCCACAGTAACAGCATAATTAGCGGTTTTGACAGCGGCGAAAGCCAAAGAAGAATCAAGCAGAAGCGAtttaagcatatatatataaccaGCATtttaaataaactaaataaagaaCAAGAAACACACTGCGTAACAAATTAATCACTCACAGTAACAGCATAATTAGCGGTTTTGACAGCGGCGAAAGCTGGAGAAGGATCAAGCAGCGATTTAAGAGAAATAACTTGTTGAATCGCCTGAGATTTGTTCCACGAAGGTCGTCTCATACCTATATATACaaaatacaacaacaattaccaaatcAAAACACAATTACTGCTCATAATATACTCCATTAAAGCACGAAGCTCCATTAATGGCGGAAATGAAGAAAGTTAGTTACCTTTTTCTTTGAGAAAACGACGGCAATCTTCGCGAGTGAGTTGAGAAATGTCGTCTTCTGTGAGATCGTATACCGGTTTGTAGAGGATGGATTTGACGGCCGGCGACGTCGTTGTAGTGGCGGTGGCGCCGCCGTTCATGGCGGCGCGCGCGGTGGAGAGAGAATAGAGGAGGAAGAGAAAGAGAGTGGTGAGTTAAACTGTTCAAGTGAGGGTAGTTGGGAGTTGGGACACTTCACCCTAAGCTGACACGTACTGTCTAATTTCAACCACCATgttatatacttcctccattcaactccactctaccactttcttttttcacgtttgccaacgcgtgttttacgcgctaaatatcgttgactacgtatttgcaaaaattataaaagttagatatttttaatgtactcgtaaagacgaatcaaacaagatcccacatgaatatattgccgcttacgtatcgagagaaaatcgaaattgaatacacaatCGTGAATAGtgcacaaaaatgaaataggtagagtggagttgaatggaggaagtacaatGAACCGTCTTTCAACGTAAAACGGTTTgttaagagcatccgcaaaggttaggctccccataatttctctttcctttttttatttgtccacctcattttccactaacttttctatttaccctccccatttcataactacattaatgcaacaatggggttccccaattTACACACACAAATTTGGGAAGctccccaaaagtaacaaaaattGCCTTACTTTTTTGTTGGGAACCTTCCCTAAAAACAGTGGAACCCAAAAAAATGGGGAGGTTGGTGCAACAATGGGGTTGCTCATTTAAGGAAAGAGAAGGCAAAAGGGGAGCTTATTTCcctcctttgcggatgctctaagacCATCTACAACAAAAAGATCTATGCCTAAACATGATATTTTTACGTTCATCACCATACAGCAACAAAAAGTATTAATCTAAAAATGACTTTTTGTCACTCTCATCCAAATGTGATGAGTTTGACAATGAGTTGTAGGTGTTGGtaagtatttttttttaatttttttaatgtgATCTTGTTGTTGACTGGAAGCAAAGACCAATTTAACATTAATTGTTGTTGTGTAAAGTTTTTGCAAAAAAAATCATCTTGTGATAAGATGAGATGGAGGGGTTGAGAACccacaaaaaacaacaaaaagtTTTTGTTGTTGTGGATGCTCTAATTGGCTAAAAAATCGTTTTTTATTACTCTCTCCGTCCGTCAGTTGTTTACGTATTCTATTTTAAggtttttattcatttgtttacttttttataTTGTtatgtaacttttttttttatgagTAACTTGATTATACACGTTTATTATGTCTACTTGTTATCCAATAACTAATACAACAAATAGTCTTCTCCTCTTTctttaatttttgtgccaaatcaaagataaacaaatgattgaggcgCAAAAAAGTACTACTAGTAACAAATGATTATACTCATTTTTAAAATAATCGATACTCAATTTATGATCATTTGTACTCCCTTTGTTTCAATATGTCTTTAATTATAATacctctcacaaaaaaaaaaaattaaaaaaaaaaagagacaaaTGAGGTGTAGTGTGATGGCTCGGATCGTCAGAAGGGGTGAGTAAATCAATGTTGATGCAGGTGTGAAGAGGGATTGCGTTGGGATGTGGTTGTACGTCGAAATGAGGGTATGTGAAGTGGTGGACTGGTCGAACATTGGCATGACTAATAGGGAAGTAAACGAGTCAAGTCGAGCACGAACCAGCTTGtgctcaagaaaaaaaaaaatcgagcTCGAGCTTAAAAAAAAAGAGCTCATTACCATGCACGCGAGTTTTAACCCTAGCTCGAGTCAAGTTCGAGTTCAACATGAGTCTATAtataattttgaaattattgtttttttttttcctttcaatgTTTTCAATAACAAGATTCGAAGGTTATATATATAATATTGGACAAATCAATGAAAACATTTGATATGGTTATACGAATATATACCGATAATAAAtgtttttataaaataaaaacaatgtATTATTTTATCATACAAGTTTCGAGCTATTCGCAAGTATTTCGAGCTAACTCAGCGTTAGCTAGGCTTAACTCATTaaaggggtgtttggttgggcCTGAGGGTATTGGAATGGAGTGAAATTGAATGGATTTGACTATTTGAGTCATTCTAGTATTTGATTAAACCATTTTGGAATAAAAattcactttttctttttgtcgccCAAAAATTACTAATATCGCCCGTGTGAATTACTAAATTACCCCTATACAATTAGATCCTTACAAAATTACCCTCTAAAGTCAACACTCTATTACTACCAAATTAGTACGTTTAGTCGTTTACACTCCTCCCCACCAGACTACTTGATTTGAGAACCTTTTAACCATTTGACGACGATGATGGCTAACGACAGCGGCAGTggcggcaacaacaacaacaccaaaggcaatttactttatttaattttaattcatttaattgAATTGTAGTAAAATTAATAGAGTCGGGTAATTTAATTGCAAAATCTGGatatttggttgtataatttgtgATTGAGTGTGTAAATTCCATACTCAAATAGTCGAATAATCAATTAATTCGCAATTGAGTAAGTAAATTCCATACCCGGTTGAGTCTTCTAATCCAgcataaagaaaaaaaaagaaaattaacgTTTCAAACAAAAAAATGAGACGCAAGGATATCGTGTAAATAAGACGAAAGAACTATGGATGTGTCGTGTAAATCAGACGACGAAGCCGTGGTCATGTCAGTGCAAAGCAGATGACGAGTTTGTGGTCATGTCATGTAAATTACACGACGACACCGTGGATATGTCGTTTGGTCTACACGATCCCACGACGGTCGTGTCCTGATTGGGCCACGAACGACCTTCACGTTAGGAGTCACGCACGAACACCCACCTTCAACCCTTACCGGTCACCGGAAAAGTGCAATGACAGTCTGATGTTCAACTACGGTGCATAATTCTACGTCCACTATAGTCCATACACATAAATAATAAATCTGCTAATGAAGATCGGAAACAAAAATTGAAGAAATTGTACGATCGAATCCGATTAATGTACCTCGTTTCTAGCTTGTGAATCGTTGTCGTTCGTGATTGAAAATTTTACTCCTGTAATTGAGTTATTAGGTTGGAGATAAATAAGAGAGGAGATATAATTGGAAAGTAAAAAATGAAATAGACTAAGCTCTAAGGGTAGAATTGGAAAGTCAATGTCATATTTCGGGCGATATTAGTAAAACACGGGCGACAAAAAGCAGCTCCCTAAAAATTTCACCACAACTCCTTTGAATCCCATATCTACCTTCTCCCTTACGTTAACTTCATTCCTTCTTCCATGCAATTCTAAAGTGAAGAAACACAAgaaataatatgtatacagtATGCACTCGTTCTAAATCCATTCCCCCCAAGGCATGTTATTCTATTCTAATTCAATATGACCTCTTGAACCAAAAGCTCCCCAAGTTATCGAGTCGAGCTCGAACTTGAACCAAACTCGCACGAGCCGAACTAAAGTTGCTTGCGAATTGTTTTGTCTCACTATCACTCACACCCCTATGCGTGAGAGTGGAGCAAAGAAAAGCTAAAGCTATAACGGTAATagcttttggaatggattggaatggattcaagccattccaatgtttggttggagcattttggaatggagttagatacctgatggattataactccattccaaccccttggaatctcatacccatCCTTCTCCTCAAGATTCCAACTCCATTCCATCCCACACATTATTAGGGGCCGTTTGGTTCAAAAGgtcggaatggattggaatggaatgAGATACTATGAGGGgatggatttagaaccccatacctattatttattgtttggttCAATCTAAAATTATATGGAGGGGGGAATGGAGTTAGAAACCTG
Protein-coding sequences here:
- the LOC141619204 gene encoding protein TIFY 4B isoform X6, with product MNGGATATTTTSPAVKSILYKPVYDLTEDDISQLTREDCRRFLKEKGMRRPSWNKSQAIQQVISLKSLLDPSPAFAAVKTANYAVTDRSPAEIEESVTEDGEDRCPNQHEGPEGLDFLRKGECRADDIQHDTDRCKNPPDLQVDQITIFYSGKVNVSDGIPVDKACSIMHLAASPIQFCQDEPSDENLPNANACQQPNSNVKLNLATPDAPSFQSMLADVEGQTNRQVSLRRYLDKRKDRGKFKMKRKIGTSSCPDMYLNHHLKSPVIIRQSSESNTSTTSQLGVPHTVIETKQNPLKNFGLSVDLNDKA
- the LOC141619204 gene encoding protein TIFY 4B isoform X5, encoding MNGGATATTTTSPAVKSILYKPVYDLTEDDISQLTREDCRRFLKEKGMRRPSWNKSQAIQQVISLKSLLDPSPAFAAVKTANYAVTDRSPAEIEESVTEDGEDRCPNQHEGPEGLDFLRKGECRADDIQHDTDRCKNPPDLQVDQITIFYSGKVNVSDGIPVDKQACSIMHLAASPIQFCQDEPSDENLPNANACQQPNSNVKLNLATPDAPSFQSMLADVEGQTNRQVSLRRYLDKRKDRGKFKMKRKIGTSSCPDMYLNHHLKSPVIIRQSSESNTSTTSQLGVPHTVIETKQNPLKNFGLSVDLNDKA
- the LOC141619204 gene encoding protein TIFY 4B isoform X3 is translated as MNGGATATTTTSPAVKSILYKPVYDLTEDDISQLTREDCRRFLKEKGMRRPSWNKSQAIQQVISLKSLLDPSPAFAAVKTANYAVTVNSNTSCSVKDRSPAEIEESVTEDGEDRCPNQHEGPEGLDFLRKGECRADDIQHDTDRCKNPPDLQVDQITIFYSGKVNVSDGIPVDKACSIMHLAASPIQFCQDEPSDENLPNANACQQPNSNVKLNLATPDAPSFQSMLADVEGQTNRQVSLRRYLDKRKDRGKFKMKRKIGTSSCPDMYLNHHLKSPVIIRQSSESNTSTTSQLGVPHTVIETKQNPLKNFGLSVDLNDKA
- the LOC141619204 gene encoding protein TIFY 4B isoform X1, coding for MNGGATATTTTSPAVKSILYKPVYDLTEDDISQLTREDCRRFLKEKGMRRPSWNKSQAIQQVISLKSLLDPSPAFAAVKTANYAVTVNSNTSCSVKDRSPAEIEESVTEDGEDRCPNQHEGPEGLDFLRKGECRADDIQHDTDRCKNPPDLQVDQITIFYSGKVNVSDGIPVDKQACSIMHLAASPIQFCQDEPSDENLPNANACQQPNSNVKLNLATPDAPSFQSMLADVEGQTNRQVSLRRYLDKRKDRGKFKMKRKIGTSSCPDMYLNHHLKSPVIIRQSSESNTSTTSQLGVPHTVIETKQNPLKNFGLSVDLNDKA
- the LOC141619204 gene encoding protein TIFY 4B isoform X7, producing MLKSLLLDSSLAFAAVKTANYAVTVNSNTSCSVKDRSPAEIEESVTEDGEDRCPNQHEGPEGLDFLRKGECRADDIQHDTDRCKNPPDLQVDQITIFYSGKVNVSDGIPVDKQACSIMHLAASPIQFCQDEPSDENLPNANACQQPNSNVKLNLATPDAPSFQSMLADVEGQTNRQVSLRRYLDKRKDRGKFKMKRKIGTSSCPDMYLNHHLKSPVIIRQSSESNTSTTSQLGVPHTVIETKQNPLKNFGLSVDLNDKA
- the LOC141619204 gene encoding protein TIFY 4B isoform X4, yielding MNGGATATTTTSPAVKSILYKPVYDLTEDDISQLTREDCRRFLKEKGMRRPSWNKSQAIQQVISLKSLLDPSPAFAAVKTANYAVTVNSNTSCSVKDRSPAEIEESVTEDGEDRCPNQHEGPEGLDFLRKGECRADDIQHDTDRCKNPPDLQVDQITIFYSGKVNVSDGIPVDKACSIMHLAASPIQFCQDEPSDENLPNANACQQPNSNVKLNLATPDAPSFQSMLADVEGQTNRQVSLRRYLDKRKDRGKFKMKRKIGTSSCPDMYLNHHLKSPVIIRQSSESNTSTTSQLGVPHTVIETKQNPLKNFGLSVDLNDKG
- the LOC141619204 gene encoding protein TIFY 4B isoform X2, whose product is MNGGATATTTTSPAVKSILYKPVYDLTEDDISQLTREDCRRFLKEKGMRRPSWNKSQAIQQVISLKSLLDPSPAFAAVKTANYAVTVNSNTSCSVKDRSPAEIEESVTEDGEDRCPNQHEGPEGLDFLRKGECRADDIQHDTDRCKNPPDLQVDQITIFYSGKVNVSDGIPVDKQACSIMHLAASPIQFCQDEPSDENLPNANACQQPNSNVKLNLATPDAPSFQSMLADVEGQTNRQVSLRRYLDKRKDRGKFKMKRKIGTSSCPDMYLNHHLKSPVIIRQSSESNTSTTSQLGVPHTVIETKQNPLKNFGLSVDLNDKG